A single Gemmatimonadota bacterium DNA region contains:
- a CDS encoding N-acetylmuramoyl-L-alanine amidase has protein sequence MRARSVLVACAALAFATGPAGAPPPGDVIRVKGIAGDTVLSLVPSAGGGMVHAGTMARLLGGSLDSVASGRWTLTLYGARLELREGAPFAGYNGFALPLVEPTRRIDGAPHVALQLFSEILPRFGIGILWDRTRWEVRLFQGIARRSAPSGPGDPPVTAVPVAAEPASVAPAPRAAAGVASRTPPRSTPRDVPIVTPSRSAVPVRAGLSRRYTIVVDAGHGGRDPGMQGAVVNGRRLSEARITLQVAKRLERLLEAQGFDVVMTRTTDTLIALHDRGPIANRAKGDVFLSIHVNSANPRWKNASAARGFETFFLSTARTEDEEHVAAMENEVVRFETEAPTPRGDDALAFIMNDLARNEHLRESSELAAVVQQRLGVTHPSTNRGVKQAGLAVLATAYMPAILVELGFGSNAADARWMASDEGQEHAAQAIADAAFEYLQHYERRTRGGQR, from the coding sequence ATGCGCGCGCGTTCCGTGCTCGTCGCGTGCGCCGCACTCGCGTTCGCCACCGGCCCGGCCGGTGCGCCGCCGCCGGGCGACGTCATCCGGGTGAAGGGCATCGCCGGCGACACGGTCCTGTCGCTCGTGCCGAGCGCCGGCGGGGGCATGGTGCACGCCGGGACGATGGCGCGGCTTCTCGGAGGGTCGCTCGACAGCGTGGCTTCCGGGCGTTGGACGCTCACGCTCTATGGTGCGCGGCTCGAGCTGCGCGAAGGGGCACCGTTCGCCGGGTACAACGGGTTCGCACTGCCGCTCGTCGAACCGACGCGGCGGATCGATGGGGCCCCACACGTCGCGCTGCAGCTCTTCAGCGAGATCCTGCCGCGCTTCGGCATCGGGATCCTGTGGGACCGCACGCGATGGGAGGTCCGCCTCTTCCAGGGGATCGCGCGCCGCTCGGCCCCGAGTGGACCGGGCGATCCGCCGGTCACAGCGGTGCCCGTCGCCGCGGAGCCCGCATCCGTCGCGCCGGCGCCGCGCGCCGCCGCCGGCGTGGCATCGCGCACGCCGCCGCGCAGCACCCCGCGCGACGTCCCCATCGTCACGCCCTCGCGGAGCGCGGTCCCGGTCCGCGCGGGACTCTCGCGCCGCTACACGATCGTGGTCGACGCGGGGCACGGCGGCCGTGATCCGGGGATGCAGGGTGCGGTGGTGAACGGCCGCCGGCTCTCCGAGGCGCGCATCACGCTGCAGGTCGCCAAGCGCCTCGAACGACTCCTCGAGGCGCAGGGCTTCGACGTCGTGATGACCCGCACGACCGACACGCTCATCGCGCTCCACGACCGCGGCCCGATCGCCAATCGCGCCAAGGGGGACGTCTTCCTCTCCATCCACGTGAACTCGGCGAACCCGCGCTGGAAGAACGCCTCGGCGGCGCGCGGCTTCGAGACCTTCTTCCTGTCCACCGCGCGCACCGAGGACGAGGAGCACGTGGCGGCGATGGAGAACGAGGTCGTGCGGTTCGAGACCGAGGCGCCGACGCCCCGCGGCGACGACGCCCTGGCGTTCATCATGAACGACCTCGCGCGCAACGAGCACCTGCGCGAGTCGAGCGAGCTCGCGGCCGTCGTGCAGCAACGGCTCGGTGTGACCCATCCGAGCACCAATCGTGGCGTGAAGCAGGCCGGCCTCGCCGTCCTCGCCACCGCCTACATGCCCGCGATCCTCGTCGAGCTGGGGTTCGGGTCCAACGCCGCCGACGCGCGCTGGATGGCCAGCGATGAGGGGCAGGAGCATGCCGCGCAGGCGATCGCCGATGCGGCGTTCGAATACCTGCAGCACTACGAGCGACGTACGCGCGGCGGCCAACGGTGA
- a CDS encoding amidohydrolase, translating to MASFAPVSLRSLTLAVTCALLLPCGAVRGQAGQRRPTAAPAVDSVQLARQASERREDPAPAPRRREGEGPFDRLIIRGVNLIDGYGSAPRGPVDVVVEGNRITAVVSVGVPRVPIDPARRPRGATRELDATGMYLMPGLVDLHVHQGTQQKAPESEYYNKLWLAHGITTVRGVPFASFDYSVRERARSAANEIAAPRYVVYQRPGTGWGRGVPRTPDQAREWVRWAKANGADGLKLGAERPDLMAAYLDEAKKQGLGTTAHLQQSGVAQMNAEVATRLGLETVTHFYGLFESMYDEHQVQPWPLDANLGDEQTRFGQVARQWSLVTPRGPKWNQLLKDLLARDVTLDPTMTTYLTGRDVMARVNAPWHAKYTIPTQWDFYVSDRSNHGAYFYDWTTDDEVAWRNFYRVWMQFLNDYKNMGGRVTASSDAGFIYNTPGFSTIQELELLQEAGFYPGEAIRAGTFHAAQTIFQPRNTPIEYGVVEAGMLADLVIVDANPFQNLKVLYGTGWFRLNDATGTVEPYGGVKWTIKDGIIYDAKQLLADIEEMGNAQRRARAAGRSR from the coding sequence ATGGCCTCGTTCGCGCCTGTATCACTCCGCTCCCTCACCCTCGCCGTCACGTGCGCGCTGCTCCTGCCCTGTGGGGCCGTGCGCGGCCAGGCTGGCCAGCGGCGCCCGACGGCGGCGCCCGCCGTCGACTCGGTCCAGCTCGCGCGCCAGGCGAGTGAGCGCCGCGAGGACCCGGCGCCGGCGCCGCGTCGGCGCGAAGGGGAAGGGCCGTTCGATCGGCTCATCATCCGCGGCGTGAACCTCATCGATGGCTACGGCAGCGCGCCGCGCGGCCCCGTCGACGTCGTCGTCGAGGGGAACCGCATCACCGCGGTCGTCAGCGTCGGGGTCCCGCGCGTGCCGATCGACCCCGCTCGGCGCCCGCGCGGCGCGACGCGCGAGCTCGATGCCACCGGCATGTACCTCATGCCCGGCCTCGTCGACCTCCACGTGCACCAGGGGACGCAGCAGAAGGCCCCCGAGAGCGAGTACTACAACAAGCTGTGGCTCGCGCACGGTATCACCACGGTGCGCGGTGTGCCGTTCGCCAGCTTCGACTATTCGGTGCGCGAGCGCGCGCGCAGTGCCGCGAACGAGATCGCCGCGCCGCGCTACGTCGTGTACCAGCGCCCCGGCACCGGGTGGGGCCGCGGAGTGCCGCGGACGCCAGACCAGGCGCGCGAGTGGGTCCGCTGGGCCAAGGCCAACGGGGCGGACGGGCTCAAGCTCGGCGCCGAGCGTCCCGACCTCATGGCGGCGTATCTCGACGAGGCGAAGAAGCAGGGCCTGGGGACGACCGCGCACCTGCAGCAGAGCGGCGTCGCCCAGATGAACGCCGAGGTCGCGACGCGCCTCGGGCTCGAGACCGTGACGCATTTCTACGGACTCTTCGAGTCGATGTACGACGAGCATCAGGTCCAACCCTGGCCCCTCGACGCCAACCTCGGCGACGAGCAGACGCGGTTCGGCCAGGTCGCCCGGCAGTGGAGCCTCGTCACCCCGCGTGGTCCGAAGTGGAACCAGCTGCTCAAGGATCTCCTCGCCCGCGACGTGACGCTCGACCCGACGATGACGACGTACCTCACCGGGCGCGACGTCATGGCCCGCGTCAACGCGCCGTGGCACGCGAAGTACACCATCCCGACGCAGTGGGACTTCTACGTCTCGGACCGGTCGAATCACGGGGCGTACTTCTACGACTGGACCACCGACGACGAGGTCGCCTGGCGCAACTTCTACCGCGTCTGGATGCAGTTCCTGAATGACTACAAGAACATGGGGGGGCGCGTCACCGCGAGCTCCGACGCCGGATTCATCTACAACACGCCCGGGTTCTCCACGATCCAGGAGCTCGAACTGCTGCAGGAGGCCGGGTTCTATCCGGGCGAGGCGATCCGGGCGGGGACCTTCCACGCAGCGCAGACGATCTTCCAGCCGCGCAACACGCCCATCGAGTATGGCGTCGTCGAGGCAGGGATGCTCGCGGATCTCGTGATCGTCGATGCGAACCCGTTCCAGAACCTGAAGGTCCTCTACGGGACCGGGTGGTTCCGGCTGAACGACGCGACCGGGACGGTCGAGCCGTACGGCGGCGTGAAGTGGACCATCAAGGACGGCATCATCTACGACGCGAAGCAGCTCCTCGCGGACATCGAGGAGATGGGCAACGCCCAGCGGCGCGCGCGCGCAGCGGGGCGCTCGCGCTGA
- a CDS encoding SDR family oxidoreductase produces the protein MSAARGVVLVTGAGQRVGQVIARHLGAHGWRVAVHHGASVAGAAATVEAIRGAGGDAEAFRADLREADAAPELIGAVVAHFGSLDALVNSAAGMERSPIGGTTAADFDRIIALNLRAPFLLAQAAAGVLRDGGAIVNIADHMADEPWPDHVVHGVSKAGIVALTRHLAAALAPRLRVNAVSPGFVLAPPGMPAAVAERFAAETPLRRLGTPDDVAQAVAYLLDATYVTGETLHVDGGRRVRP, from the coding sequence ATGAGCGCCGCGCGTGGCGTCGTCCTCGTCACGGGGGCGGGGCAGCGCGTGGGGCAGGTGATCGCGCGCCATCTCGGGGCGCACGGCTGGCGCGTCGCCGTGCACCATGGCGCGTCGGTCGCAGGCGCCGCGGCGACCGTCGAGGCCATCCGCGGTGCGGGAGGCGACGCCGAGGCCTTCCGCGCCGACCTGCGTGAGGCGGACGCGGCACCGGAGCTCATCGGGGCCGTGGTCGCGCACTTCGGATCGCTCGACGCGCTCGTGAACTCCGCCGCCGGCATGGAGCGCTCGCCCATCGGCGGGACCACCGCCGCGGACTTCGATCGCATCATCGCGCTCAATCTGCGCGCGCCCTTCCTGCTCGCGCAGGCGGCGGCCGGCGTGCTCCGCGATGGCGGGGCCATCGTGAACATCGCGGATCACATGGCGGATGAACCGTGGCCCGACCACGTGGTGCACGGCGTGAGCAAGGCGGGGATCGTCGCGCTCACGCGCCACCTGGCCGCGGCGCTCGCGCCGCGCCTGCGCGTGAACGCCGTCTCGCCCGGCTTCGTGCTCGCACCGCCCGGGATGCCTGCGGCGGTCGCCGAACGCTTCGCGGCGGAGACGCCGCTCCGCCGCCTCGGCACGCCCGATGACGTCGCGCAGGCGGTCGCGTACCTGCTCGACGCCACCTACGTGACGGGCGAGACGTTGCATGTGGACGGGGGACGGCGTGTCCGGCCCTGA
- the smpB gene encoding SsrA-binding protein SmpB, whose translation MPKPAPDDAIVTVARNKRARLDYEIFETWEAGLVLAGTEVKSLRDGRAQIGDAYGVVKDGEVWLLNAHIPPYEKGNVWNHDPTRTRKLLLHQKEIRHMIGAVERKGLTLVALELYFKHGRAKIRIGLARGKKLHDKRADLKEKDDQRDMQRALRVR comes from the coding sequence ATGCCGAAGCCAGCCCCCGATGACGCGATCGTCACCGTCGCCCGAAACAAGCGCGCCCGACTCGACTACGAGATCTTCGAGACGTGGGAGGCGGGCCTCGTGCTGGCCGGGACCGAGGTCAAGTCGCTCCGCGACGGGCGCGCCCAGATCGGCGATGCGTACGGGGTGGTCAAGGACGGGGAGGTCTGGCTGCTCAACGCGCACATCCCGCCGTACGAGAAGGGCAACGTCTGGAACCATGACCCGACTCGTACCCGCAAGCTGCTCCTGCATCAGAAGGAGATCCGGCACATGATCGGCGCGGTCGAGCGGAAGGGGCTCACGCTCGTGGCGCTTGAGCTGTACTTCAAGCATGGGCGGGCGAAGATCCGGATCGGGCTCGCGCGCGGGAAGAAGTTGCACGACAAGCGCGCCGACCTGAAGGAGAAGGACGACCAGCGCGACATGCAGCGCGCCCTCCGCGTCCGATGA
- a CDS encoding PHP domain-containing protein — MTAEPGTSAAAPAPHANPHVDLHAHSTASDGAHAPASAVAVAHQAGLAAFALTDHDTLAGIPEAQRAADAVGLRLVPGVELSVHQDGVEVHLLGLHIRDVSALQDRLERYRDHRRARAEEMVSRLNAIGVPVTMDAVLVAAGDGALGRPHVAKALIAGGFVKDSREAFDRYLAAGRPGYVEKERLEIAEGIRFIHEAGGIAIVAHPGPDGRRERIEPLVPLGLDGLEVRHPSHSAEDMKRIAALAAHFGLVSSGGSDWHGAMHGGRVLGALQVPLAWLDAQDARVAQVRAG; from the coding sequence GTGACCGCTGAGCCGGGGACGTCGGCCGCGGCGCCGGCGCCCCACGCGAACCCGCACGTGGACCTGCACGCCCACTCGACGGCGTCCGACGGTGCGCACGCGCCGGCGAGTGCGGTCGCGGTCGCGCATCAGGCGGGACTCGCGGCCTTCGCGCTCACCGACCACGACACGCTCGCCGGCATCCCCGAGGCGCAACGCGCTGCCGATGCCGTTGGCCTGCGCCTCGTGCCGGGCGTGGAGCTGTCGGTGCACCAGGATGGCGTCGAGGTCCACCTGCTTGGCCTGCACATCCGCGACGTGTCCGCGCTGCAGGACCGGCTCGAGCGCTACCGGGACCATCGGCGCGCCCGCGCCGAGGAGATGGTCTCGCGCCTCAACGCGATCGGCGTCCCCGTGACGATGGACGCGGTGCTCGTCGCGGCCGGCGACGGCGCGCTCGGCCGGCCGCACGTGGCGAAGGCGCTCATTGCCGGGGGGTTCGTGAAGGACTCCCGTGAGGCGTTCGACCGCTACCTCGCGGCGGGCCGGCCGGGCTATGTCGAGAAGGAGCGATTGGAGATCGCCGAGGGGATCCGGTTCATCCACGAGGCGGGGGGCATCGCGATCGTGGCCCATCCCGGACCCGATGGGCGCCGCGAGCGCATCGAGCCGCTCGTCCCGCTCGGCCTCGATGGGCTCGAGGTCCGACACCCCAGCCATTCGGCCGAGGACATGAAGCGGATCGCCGCGCTCGCCGCGCACTTCGGCCTCGTGTCGAGCGGAGGCTCCGACTGGCATGGGGCGATGCATGGCGGCCGTGTGCTCGGCGCACTGCAGGTGCCGCTCGCGTGGCTCGATGCGCAGGATGCGCGCGTCGCGCAGGTCCGCGCGGGATGA
- a CDS encoding aspartate ammonia-lyase: MTPALRLEHDPLGLVEVPGDAWYGAQTARAVANFPVSGLRSHPRIIDAVVRIKRAAASVHRGTGRLDATRADAILVAADAILAGAHRDQFVVDVFQAGAGTSLNMNVNEVLANLANVSLGAPRGAYAPVHPNDHVNMAQSTNDVIPTAIRLAALDALGPALAAVDGLARALRERAAAFDDLVKAGRTHLQDAMPIRLGQEFAGWAGAVERGTRRVREAADYLLDLGIGGTAVGTGVNAEPVYAERMVEELRVLTRLPVRLGADRIQLMQSMGDAAGVSAAWRTLALDIGKIASDLRLLASGPRTGLDELRLPPVQPGSSIMPGKVNPSIPEMVNQVVFQVIGHDATIAAACEHGQLELNVMMPVIAHDLVSAIEILGNAVRILDERCVRGIEANTPMLSHWVERSAALATALAPRIGYAAAAALTKRSVAEGVSIRALVVTEGLLNAEEADRVLDLRRLTEPGVPGSDG, translated from the coding sequence GTGACCCCAGCGCTCCGTCTCGAGCACGACCCGCTGGGCCTAGTAGAGGTCCCCGGGGACGCCTGGTACGGGGCGCAGACGGCCCGAGCCGTCGCGAACTTCCCGGTGAGCGGCCTACGGTCGCATCCCCGCATCATCGACGCCGTCGTGCGCATCAAGCGCGCGGCGGCGTCCGTGCATCGGGGCACGGGACGGCTCGACGCGACCCGCGCCGACGCGATCCTCGTCGCGGCGGACGCGATCCTCGCCGGCGCCCATCGCGACCAGTTCGTCGTCGATGTCTTCCAAGCCGGGGCGGGCACCTCGCTGAACATGAACGTCAACGAGGTGCTCGCGAACCTCGCCAATGTGTCGCTCGGCGCGCCGCGCGGGGCCTACGCCCCCGTGCACCCGAACGATCACGTCAACATGGCGCAGTCGACCAACGACGTGATCCCCACGGCGATCCGACTCGCCGCGCTCGACGCGCTCGGACCGGCGCTCGCAGCCGTCGATGGACTCGCGCGCGCGCTCCGTGAGCGCGCCGCGGCGTTCGACGACCTCGTCAAGGCGGGACGGACGCATCTCCAGGACGCCATGCCCATCCGGCTCGGCCAGGAGTTCGCCGGATGGGCGGGCGCCGTCGAGCGCGGGACCCGGCGCGTGCGGGAGGCCGCGGACTACCTCCTCGACCTCGGCATCGGCGGCACCGCCGTCGGGACGGGGGTGAACGCCGAACCCGTCTACGCGGAGCGTATGGTCGAGGAGTTGCGCGTGCTCACGAGGCTGCCGGTGCGCCTCGGGGCCGATCGCATCCAGCTCATGCAGAGCATGGGGGATGCCGCCGGCGTGAGCGCGGCCTGGCGCACGCTCGCGCTCGACATCGGCAAGATCGCGAGCGATCTCCGGTTGCTCGCGAGCGGGCCTCGGACCGGGCTCGACGAACTCCGGCTCCCTCCGGTGCAGCCCGGATCGAGCATCATGCCGGGGAAGGTCAATCCGAGCATCCCGGAGATGGTGAACCAGGTCGTGTTCCAGGTGATCGGACACGATGCCACCATCGCGGCCGCCTGCGAGCACGGACAGCTCGAGCTCAACGTCATGATGCCCGTCATCGCGCACGACCTCGTGAGCGCCATCGAGATCCTGGGCAACGCCGTGAGGATCCTCGACGAGCGGTGCGTGCGCGGGATCGAGGCCAACACTCCCATGCTCAGCCACTGGGTCGAGCGGTCGGCGGCGCTCGCGACCGCCCTCGCGCCCCGGATCGGCTACGCCGCGGCCGCGGCGCTCACCAAGCGGTCGGTCGCCGAAGGAGTCTCGATCCGAGCGTTGGTCGTCACCGAGGGCCTGCTGAACGCCGAGGAGGCGGATCGCGTCCTGGACCTGCGCCGCCTCACCGAGCCCGGGGTGCCCGGTTCGGACGGGTGA
- a CDS encoding 2-oxo acid dehydrogenase subunit E2: MPQMGESIAEGTLSRWLKKVGDEIKRDEPIFEISTDKVDAEIPAPTAGVLAEIIVHEGTTVPVNAIVARIETEKGASIAPVATPVASPAAASAPAAAPVPSVAPVAASAPAAPARPAAAAGSFEERIRTKSSPLVRRMAADAGVDISGLSGSGIAGRVTKKDLVEHLEKGPRTPAPVAMPGGLPASVAVPVGHAHEPTFAPWPGDVVEPMNKIRKLTADHMRQAKQVAAHVTSFFEIDLTRIARIRTNTRAAFEAETGQKLTYLPFIIRAVVENLRRHPVLNATVSGTDVILRKRFNIGIAVALDPTGLIVPVLKDADGLNLTGITRGTNDLAARARSKKLSPMDVQDATFTITNPGVFGSLMGTPIIPVGTTAILCLGAIEKRPKVITGPDGEDTIAIRTCAYFSISFDHRVVDGADADRFMADLKKTLENVTG, translated from the coding sequence ATGCCCCAGATGGGCGAGTCGATCGCCGAAGGCACCCTGTCGCGGTGGCTCAAGAAGGTCGGCGACGAGATCAAGCGCGACGAGCCGATCTTCGAGATCTCGACCGACAAGGTTGACGCGGAGATCCCCGCTCCCACCGCAGGGGTCCTTGCGGAGATCATCGTGCATGAGGGGACCACGGTCCCGGTGAATGCGATCGTGGCGCGGATCGAGACCGAGAAGGGAGCGTCGATCGCGCCGGTCGCGACGCCCGTCGCGTCGCCTGCCGCCGCTTCGGCGCCGGCCGCTGCGCCGGTCCCATCGGTGGCGCCGGTCGCCGCGTCGGCGCCTGCCGCGCCCGCGCGACCTGCCGCCGCGGCCGGCTCATTCGAGGAACGCATCCGCACCAAGTCCTCGCCGCTCGTGCGCCGCATGGCGGCGGACGCGGGCGTCGACATCAGCGGTCTCTCGGGCTCCGGCATCGCCGGCCGTGTGACCAAGAAGGATCTCGTCGAGCACCTCGAGAAGGGCCCGCGCACCCCGGCACCGGTCGCGATGCCCGGCGGGCTGCCGGCCTCGGTCGCGGTCCCGGTCGGCCACGCGCACGAGCCGACCTTCGCGCCCTGGCCCGGCGACGTCGTCGAGCCGATGAACAAGATCCGCAAGCTCACCGCCGACCACATGCGGCAGGCGAAGCAGGTCGCGGCGCACGTGACGAGCTTCTTCGAGATCGACCTCACGCGCATCGCGCGGATCCGCACCAACACCCGCGCCGCCTTCGAGGCCGAGACGGGGCAGAAGCTCACCTACCTGCCGTTCATCATCCGCGCGGTGGTCGAGAATCTCCGGCGCCACCCCGTGCTGAATGCGACGGTCAGCGGCACCGACGTGATCCTCCGCAAGCGCTTCAACATCGGCATCGCCGTGGCGCTCGATCCGACCGGGCTCATCGTCCCGGTGCTGAAGGACGCCGACGGGCTCAACCTCACCGGCATCACGCGCGGCACGAACGACCTCGCCGCGCGCGCCCGGTCCAAGAAGCTGAGCCCGATGGATGTGCAGGACGCGACGTTCACCATCACGAACCCCGGCGTCTTCGGCTCGCTGATGGGAACCCCGATCATCCCCGTCGGCACGACGGCGATCCTCTGCCTGGGCGCCATCGAGAAGCGCCCGAAGGTCATCACCGGACCCGACGGCGAGGACACCATCGCCATCCGCACCTGCGCCTACTTCTCGATCAGCTTCGACCATCGGGTCGTGGACGGCGCGGACGCCGACCGATTCATGGCCGACCTCAAGAAGACGCTCGAGAACGTCACCGGCTGA
- a CDS encoding MBL fold metallo-hydrolase gives MDVRALVVGPFEENCWLLHDPARGEVVLVDPGDEPTRLCTEIERLGARLVAVWLTHAHLDHIGGIAGVRRAWPEVPVHLHPLDLPVYAWGEKSARVYGIPFEQPAPPDRTLTEGQRLEFGGESFEVIHLPGHAPGHVAFVGRTLCFSGDVLFAGSIGRTDLPGADPDAMEASLARMAGLSPALIVHPGHGPDTTIGDELAANPFLTGAARVARRRG, from the coding sequence ATGGACGTCCGCGCCCTCGTCGTCGGACCGTTCGAGGAGAACTGCTGGCTCCTCCACGACCCGGCGCGCGGAGAGGTGGTGCTGGTGGATCCCGGCGATGAGCCGACGCGCCTCTGCACCGAGATCGAGCGCTTGGGCGCGCGACTCGTCGCCGTCTGGCTCACGCATGCGCATCTCGACCACATCGGCGGGATCGCGGGCGTACGGCGCGCCTGGCCCGAGGTCCCGGTCCACCTGCACCCGCTCGACCTTCCCGTCTATGCATGGGGTGAGAAGTCGGCGCGCGTCTACGGCATCCCGTTCGAGCAGCCGGCGCCGCCCGATCGCACCCTCACCGAGGGGCAGCGGCTCGAGTTCGGCGGGGAGTCCTTCGAGGTGATCCATCTCCCGGGACATGCCCCGGGACATGTGGCCTTCGTCGGGCGCACGCTCTGCTTCAGCGGCGACGTCCTCTTCGCCGGTTCGATCGGGCGCACCGACCTGCCGGGTGCCGATCCGGACGCGATGGAAGCGAGCCTCGCGAGGATGGCCGGGCTGTCTCCCGCGCTCATCGTGCACCCCGGACATGGTCCCGACACGACCATCGGCGACGAACTCGCCGCGAATCCCTTCCTCACCGGGGCGGCCCGGGTCGCACGGCGCCGCGGCTGA
- a CDS encoding FAD-dependent oxidoreductase — MCAGLYAGRSLLKAVVLERGFPGGELLNTEVIEDYIGFEHILGHELATRFQTHAEKFGAEIRTSTPVEAVARRADGLFETTVENGDLFVSPTVIVTAGGTPIKLDVPGEIAYAGKGVSYCAICDGAFYRGHTIMVVGGGDAALEEADFLTRYAEKVYLVHRRDTFRASKLVQQRAFANPKIQVITDTVVDEIVGQDGLMTHARIRNTRSGATSDLVATGIFIFVGFKPNTGIIRDHIEHDASGYIVTDANMMTSVPGLFAAGDVRAQLTRQVTTAVGDATTAAIAVEKFLTARKSGQPVPKPMPMLLPSA; from the coding sequence ATGTGCGCCGGACTCTATGCCGGCCGCTCCCTGCTGAAGGCCGTGGTGCTCGAGCGTGGCTTCCCCGGGGGCGAGCTGCTCAACACCGAGGTGATCGAGGACTACATCGGCTTCGAGCACATCCTCGGGCACGAGCTCGCCACGAGGTTCCAGACGCACGCGGAGAAGTTCGGGGCCGAGATCCGCACCTCCACGCCCGTCGAGGCCGTGGCCCGGCGGGCCGACGGGCTCTTCGAGACGACCGTCGAGAACGGCGATCTCTTCGTCTCGCCGACCGTCATCGTGACCGCCGGCGGCACGCCGATCAAGCTGGACGTCCCCGGCGAGATCGCCTATGCCGGCAAGGGCGTGTCGTACTGCGCGATCTGTGACGGCGCGTTCTATCGCGGGCACACCATCATGGTCGTCGGCGGCGGCGACGCCGCGCTCGAGGAGGCCGACTTCCTCACGCGCTACGCCGAGAAGGTGTATCTCGTCCACCGGCGCGACACCTTCCGGGCGTCCAAGCTCGTGCAGCAGCGCGCGTTCGCGAACCCAAAGATCCAGGTCATCACCGACACCGTCGTCGACGAGATCGTCGGGCAGGATGGCCTCATGACGCACGCGCGCATCCGGAACACCCGGTCCGGGGCGACCTCGGACCTCGTCGCGACCGGCATCTTCATCTTCGTGGGTTTCAAGCCGAACACGGGGATCATCAGGGACCACATCGAGCATGACGCTTCGGGTTACATCGTCACCGACGCCAACATGATGACGTCGGTGCCGGGCCTCTTCGCCGCCGGCGACGTGCGCGCGCAGCTCACGCGCCAGGTGACCACCGCCGTCGGGGACGCGACCACCGCCGCGATCGCCGTCGAGAAGTTCCTGACCGCGCGCAAGAGCGGGCAGCCGGTCCCGAAGCCGATGCCGATGCTCCTCCCGTCAGCGTGA
- a CDS encoding Rrf2 family transcriptional regulator encodes MRITTWAEYGVICALHLARRSDEGPVTGRDIAARERLPGDYVEQILLRLRRAGIVQSTRGAKGGYALARPSVEITVREIITAAELVTFDLHCETHPLDSERCAQSCDCSIRPVWMMLQKRIDEVLEGVRLSDLLHAEPQVRERVGLERAGLPVLQA; translated from the coding sequence ATGCGGATCACCACTTGGGCCGAATACGGCGTCATCTGCGCGCTGCACCTCGCGCGTCGCTCCGATGAGGGGCCCGTGACGGGTCGCGACATCGCCGCGCGCGAACGGTTGCCGGGCGACTACGTCGAGCAGATCCTCCTCCGGTTGCGTCGTGCGGGCATCGTCCAGAGTACGCGCGGTGCCAAGGGCGGGTATGCGCTCGCGCGCCCGTCGGTCGAGATCACGGTGCGCGAGATCATCACCGCGGCCGAACTCGTGACCTTCGACCTCCACTGCGAGACCCATCCACTCGATTCGGAGCGGTGTGCGCAATCGTGCGACTGCAGCATCCGCCCGGTCTGGATGATGCTGCAGAAGCGGATTGACGAGGTGCTCGAGGGCGTGCGTCTCTCCGATCTCTTGCACGCGGAGCCGCAGGTCCGGGAGCGCGTCGGGCTCGAGCGCGCGGGCTTGCCGGTCCTCCAGGCCTGA